The Primulina huaijiensis isolate GDHJ02 chromosome 12, ASM1229523v2, whole genome shotgun sequence genome has a window encoding:
- the LOC140990290 gene encoding uncharacterized protein, giving the protein MYAETELMFQQFQDFPQEVQQFDEFCCSQKPNASLDVQGNLIPTSTVSEYYLQEDGDLFKAPDPVIEEQVIGIDPVAAAIFCGENGISQQPLTELDIGSSIESETLLNEVFYECQKDILAKEGDETHLSEVLRIRSPTVMTDENNNADKKLLEEISFQKSISSSCLSSLENVQEAPSKPGFLDFHVMDFGDLNGIRRSFSEGDLKTTDDGNMNLGKSPLGQPTSTSSCPSEDRKEKLSRYRSKKSRRNFGRKVKYACRKALADSQPRIRGRFAKIE; this is encoded by the exons ATGTATGCAGAAACAGAGCTGATGTTCCAGCAATTTCAAGACTTCCCTCAAGAAGTACAGCAGTTTGACGAGTTTTGCTGCTCGCAAAAGCCCAATGCTTCGTTG GATGTACAAGGCAACCTGATTCCGACATCCACTGTATCTGAATACTACCTTCAAGAAGACGGGGATCTTTTCAAGGCTCCAGATCCTGTAATCGAAGAACAAGTAATTGGAATTGATCCAGTGGCCGCTGCCATTTTTTGTGGAGAAAATGGCATCTCCCAACAACCATTGACTGAGTTAGATATCGGATCATCAATTGAGAGTGAAACCCTTCTCAATGAGGTATTCTATGAGTGCCAGAAGGATATTTTGGCTAAGGAAGGAGATGAAACACATCTATCTGAAGTCCTCAGAATCAGGAGTCCTACTGTGATGACCGATGAAAACAATAATGCGGATAAAAAATTGCTTGAAGAGATTTCGTTCCAAAAGAGTATTAGTTCAAGTTGTCTGAGTTCATTGGAAAATGTGCAAGAGGCTCCATCGAAGCCtggttttcttgattttcatgTTATGGATTTTGGGGATCTTAATGGGATTCGAAGATCCTTCAGCGAAGGAGACTTAAAG ACTACCGATGATGGAAATATGAACCTGGGGAAATCTCCTCTGGGGCAACCAACAAGTACCAGCAGTTGCCCTTCCGAAGATCGCAAGGAAAAGCTCTCTAGATACAGGAGTAAGAAGTCCAGAAGAAACTTTGGCCGAAAAGTCAAG TATGCTTGCAGGAAGGCTTTGGCCGACAGCCAGCCAAGAATCCGTGGACGATTTGCAAAGATTGAATAA